In Deltaproteobacteria bacterium IMCC39524, the genomic stretch CGTTGAACAGGGCGAATTCTTTGTCATTATCGGACCGAACGGGGCGGGTAAGACCTCCCTGTTGAAGGCTCTCTCAGGATTACACCCTCTCTCTGCTGGTGATATTGAAATTCGGCAAAGGGCGATCGCAGGGTACGCGAGAAAAGAACTGGCGCGTGCCCTGGCCCTGGTCCCCCAGCAGATCAATGCGGATTTCCCTTTCACCGTTGCAGAAACGGTGCTGATGGGCCGCTATCCTCACCTCGGCTTACTTGCTGTCGAGGGTCGGCAAGACCTGCGGTTGGCTGAACAGGCCATGGAGTTGACAGAGGTCGGCCATCTTGCCAGTCGTCGCCTCGGCCAGCTCAGTGGAGGTGAGCGTCAGCGGGTGATTATTGCCCGGGCGATCTGTCAGCAATCCAAGATCCTGCTACTCGATGAGCCGACGGCTTCCCTTGACCCGGCTCATCAACTGCGGATTATGGACCTCATGGAGCGCTTGCGGCAGCAAGAACAGCTCACAATCGTGATGGTCTCCCACGATCTGAACCTTGCTTCAACCTATGCCGATCGTTTACTTCTGCTCAAGGATGGTGAAGTTGAACAGATTGGTACTCCGCGTCAGGTGCTGACTCAGGAGCAGTTGTCAAAAAGTTACGGTTGCACCTTGCTGGTAGACGAGAACCCTCTGCTCGGCACGCCAAGAGTAAGCCTGGTTTCGGAAAAGATCGCTGCAAAAATCAAAGGATGAAGGGGTTGAGTTATGAACCAGAAAGACAAGCCGAAGGTTGTCGTCTCCTGGAGTAGTGGTAAGGATTGCGCTTTTGCCTTACACCAGGTCAGAACCGAGGAAAGATTCGAAGTGGTTGGTCTCTTGACCACCCTTAATAGCGAAAATGACCGGGTTGCCATGCATGGTGTGCGCAAAGAGTTGTTGCAAAAGCAGATGGTGGCGCTCGGGTTGCCGGCTGAAATGGTTATGTTGCCCATGCCCTGTGATAACGAGACTTACCGGCGTCTTGTCGGTGGCACGATTGAAGTCCTGCGTGAGAGAGGCGTGCAGAATGTCATCTTTGGTGACCTCTTCCTTGAAGATATCCGCCAGTATCGCGAAAAACAGATGCAGGGCAGCGGCCTTGGTGCGATCTTTCCCCTCTGGTTGAGAGATACCAGGCAATTGTCCCGTGACATGGTCGATAGCGGTTTGCGCGCTGTCGTGACCTGTGTTGACCAGAGAGCTCTCTCCGCCGAATTTGTCGGACGTCAGTATGATCATACCTTTCTTGATGATTTGCCTGTTGGCGTTGATCCGTGTGGTGAGAACGGTGAGTTCCATACCTTGGTGATTGATGGGCCGATGTTCTCAAGCGGACTCAATGTAGAGATTGGCGAGAAGGTTACCCATGGAGATTTCACCTTTGCTGATGTCCTGCCGGTTAGAGGCTAGGCGTGGCTCTTACCATCTCCGGGATTACCTGGATCATTAGTTATCGTTGTAACTTGAATTGCCAACACTGCTTCTTTGACGTTAAGGGGCCTCTGAATGTTCTCAGCCATGACCTGGCTCGAGAAGCCCTTAACAGTCTGGAGCAGTCTGAACCGCTGGCCTGGCAACATGTCAGCGGTGGAGAACCCCTTCTCTTTGAGGATGAGTTGCATCGTTTGCTTGAAGTGATTCAGAAGTATGGCAGTAAAACGGTTGGTATCGCAAGCAACGGGTTCTGGGGCGAGACTCAACAGCGCGCGCAACAAACTGTGGAGCAATTGAAGACGCGAGGCGTCAATGGTGTCTGCCTCTCTGCAGATAGCTACCATCAACAACAGGTGCCGATCGCTCACTTGCATACTGCTGCTGGGCAGGTCTCTGTGCAAGGCTTGGGGAAACATTCTTTCGTCGTCTGTTGCTACCCAGAGGGAGATGTGCCGCCGGACAAAGCTGAGGTCTTTGCGATCCCTTTTGCCCCTATCCCGATCAGAAAAATAGGGAAGGGGAGCCCCCTTGCTGTAAAAAATAAAGCGGATCAGGAGCAAAGAATTCCAGAGTCGCCCTGTCGTAATCTCTGTTGCTGCTTGGGAGAGACAAGTCCTTTCGAGCCGCAGATGGTCTGGATTGACCCCTATGGCAATGTGATGATCTGCTACGGTTTAATTATCGGCAACCTTAAGGATCGTAGTCTTGGGGATGTTTTACGTGACTATTCGGTCAGCCAGTCGCCACTGTTGATGGTGTTGGCTGAAGAAGGGCCAGCCGGTCTTTATCATCGAGCTGTGGCCGAAGGGTGTCAGCCGGAGGGGTCTTTTGCCGATGAGTGTGAGCTCTGCTGGCAATCCCGTTATGTTCTTCGTGACGCTTTCCCTGACAGCCTGGGCCCTGATGAATGTTATCCGACTGTGATGAGGTAGTATAAAAGAAAGACAAAAAAGAGCCCTCCAAAAGAAGTGCTTCTCAGTGAAGGATCTGCTTGCCACCGAAAAAGCTCTGTTTGTATGTCCGAATGTTTTTGCAGATTCGTTTTTTGTCGAGAAAGAATGTTTTGTTGTTTGACATAGCTAATTGTTTTCGTTATAACTGCGCACTTGTGGTGTCGCCACCAGAAAGTTGTGAGTTTTTTCTTGCAATTTGCCTGGTGCTGATGTATATA encodes the following:
- a CDS encoding heme ABC transporter ATP-binding protein; translated protein: MNLIDIKNVSLHYGTRPVVKNVSVSVEQGEFFVIIGPNGAGKTSLLKALSGLHPLSAGDIEIRQRAIAGYARKELARALALVPQQINADFPFTVAETVLMGRYPHLGLLAVEGRQDLRLAEQAMELTEVGHLASRRLGQLSGGERQRVIIARAICQQSKILLLDEPTASLDPAHQLRIMDLMERLRQQEQLTIVMVSHDLNLASTYADRLLLLKDGEVEQIGTPRQVLTQEQLSKSYGCTLLVDENPLLGTPRVSLVSEKIAAKIKG
- a CDS encoding adenine nucleotide alpha hydrolase, coding for MNQKDKPKVVVSWSSGKDCAFALHQVRTEERFEVVGLLTTLNSENDRVAMHGVRKELLQKQMVALGLPAEMVMLPMPCDNETYRRLVGGTIEVLRERGVQNVIFGDLFLEDIRQYREKQMQGSGLGAIFPLWLRDTRQLSRDMVDSGLRAVVTCVDQRALSAEFVGRQYDHTFLDDLPVGVDPCGENGEFHTLVIDGPMFSSGLNVEIGEKVTHGDFTFADVLPVRG